One Rhodoflexus caldus genomic window, GAAATGGAGGGCTTTACGGCAGACCAATTGGTGCAGCAACTGATTGACAAAGTAGAAGTACCGCGATAAACAAAAAGTCATCCGCAACGAGGGATGACTTTTTGCCTCCATATTTCGGCAGCAGGCAAGTAAGCAAACCGCTTAATACGCCGCCAAAGCCTTTATCTTATCGCGAATGCGGCCTTTGGGCAGGAAGTTTTGTTCCAGCGTAGGGCTGAAAGGCACGGCAGTGTCAAGGCTGCCCTCGCGCATAACGGGTGCATCTAAGAACTCAAAGCAATGCTCGGCAATCCATGCGGCTATTTCGCCACCGATGCCGCCCGTGAGGCAGTCTTCGTGGCAAACCAGCACCTTGCCTGTTTTCTTTACCGTAGCTGCAACAGCCTCTTTGTCCCAAGGCAACAGCGTGCGCAAGTCAATAATTTCAATAGACAAATCCGGCATTTCTTTGGCAATTTGCAAAGCCCAATGTACGCCCATGCCGTAAGTAATTACGCTCAGGTCGCTGCCGCTTTGTACGGTTGCTGCTTTGCCCACTTCTACGGTATAAAAACCATCGGGCACAAGCCCCGTAATGGAGCGATACATGGCTTTGTGTTCAAAATAAATGTACGGATTGGGGTCTTCTAAGGCTGCCAGCAACAAACCCTTCGCATCGTAGGGATTGCTTGGGTAAACTACTTTCAAACCGGGCGTATGGGTAAACCATGCCTCGTTGCTTTGGGAATGAAAAGGCCCTGCGGCCACACCTGCACCTGTCGGCATCCGCACTACCACATCGGCATTTTGCCCCCAGCGATAATGGATTTTTGCCAGATTATTGACAATCTGATTGAAACCGCAGGTAACAAAATCAGCAAATTGCATTTCTACCATGCTCTTGTAGCCCTTGATGGAAAGGCCAAGTGCAGTACCTACAATGGCACTTTCGCAAAGCGGTGTATTGCGCACGCGGGCGCGTCCGTATTGCCCTACAAAACCTTCGGTAACTTTAAATGCACCGCCGTATTCGGCAATATCCTGCCCCATCAGCACTAATCTGTCCCATCGCTCCATACCTTGGCGGAGTCCGTCTTGTACTGCATCAATGAAGCGTTTTTCGCTGCCCGCGTTGTCGGGGGCGACTACTTGCTGCACGTAAGGCGCGTACATATCGGCCAGTTCTTCGGCGGTATTGGGCACGGGGTCGGGTTCGGGGAAGGCAACGGCAATGCCCCGCTCAATTTCTTCGCGAATTTCCGCGCGAATGGCCTCCACATCAGCATTTGACAATACGCCTTCGGACAGCAGGTACTGTTCGTAGTTGTTCACAGGGTCTTTTTTACCCCATTCCTCGAACAGTTCTTGCGGTACGTATTTTGTACCCGATGCCTCTTCGTGTCCGCGCATACGGAATGTAATGGCTTCCAATAGAATCGGGCGCGGGTTTTGACGGATATCTTCCAATATGCGGACGATGGCATCGTAAACTTCCAACACATTGTTGCCGTCCACTTTTACGCCCTCAATGCCGTAGCCGATACATTTATCAATGAATTGCTTGCATCGGAACTGCTCGCTGCTGGGCGTAGAAAGGCCGTAGCCGTTGTTTTCCACCACAAAAATGACAGGCAAATCCCACACGGCGGCCACGTTTACACCCTCATGGAAGTCGCCTTCGGAAGTTGCCCCGTCGCCGGTGAATACCAGCGTAGCCTTTTTATGCTGCTGCAACACATCGGCCAATGCGATGCCATCGGCAATGGCCAGTTGCGGCCCGAGGTGGGAAATCATCCCTACGATATGATGCGGATTGCTGCCAAAGTGGAACGAGCGGTCGCGACCTTTGGTAAAGCCCGATTTTTTGCCCTGAAATTGCGCAAAAAGCTGCCCCAAATCCATGCCGCGACCGGTGAAAATACCCAAGTTGCGGTGCATGGGTAAAATGTACTCGTCGGCAGCCATCGCACAAACCGCACCTACGGAAATAGCTTCCTGCCCGATGCCGGAAAACCATTTGCTGATTTTTCCCTGCCGCAGCAGTACCAGCATTTTTTCCTCAATCATGCGGGGCTTTACCAAATTTTTATACAAATGAATCAGCGTATCGGCGCTGTAATTTTTACGGTCAAATGTGAGATGCATGGGGATGATATGCGAAAAAGGTTTGAACGGCTGCAAAGTTAGCAGGAGCGCATCAAACATTTTTGCATTAGTAAACATTAACTGCCGACACGATGCGCCCAATGCAAAAGCCGATTACCTTTGCGGACTATTTCGGGCATTATGTTGCGTTTTACGAAGGTTGATAAATTGGTCAGCAAGGCATTTTACGGCATTTTTCTGTTGAGTTATGCCGTTGTGCTGTTTATCCTGCTCACTTTCGTGATGTCGCAGTACTTCGAGGATTTTGTGGGGAAAGATTTGGGCTGGGAGGTTTTTGCACAATTGTTTTTTTACTTCGGGTTGGTGCTGACTCCACAGGCTCTGCCGCTGGCGGTTTTGCTTGCTTCGCTGATGGCATTCGGCAACTTGGGCGAACACTTTGAAATCACGGCCGTAAAAGCAGCAGGCATCCCCCTAACCCGACTGATGCTGCCGATGGGCTTTTACGCCGTACTGATTACGGTGGGCGCATTTCTTTTTAACAATCATTTTGCGCCTTATGCCAACCTGAAAGCCTACAGCCTGATGTATGACGTGCGGCAAAAAAAACCCGCACTCGAATTCAAAGAAGGCGGTTTTTACACCGACCTCCCCGACTATCGCATCCGCATTGAGCGCAAAGGACGCGGTGCGGACAGCATGGTTTACGGCGTTATGATTTACGACCACACCAAACAACGCGGCAATACAGACGTAATTTTGGCTGATACGGGAAAAATTTACACCATCATGGATAACAACTACTTAGTGATGGAGCTTTGGAACGGCAATAAATTTTCCGAATACATCGGGCAAAATACCGACCGCAAAGAGTTTGTTCGCGACCGATTCCAACAGGCTAAATTCGTATTTTCCCTCTCGGCATTAGGTATGCAGAAAACGGACGAGGAACTGTTTCTTTCGCATAAAATCATGAAGAACGTGTCTGAATTGGGTATCGTAGCCGACTCTTTGAAGCGAGAAGTGCAGCGCTATCAGACACCGCTCTATCAGGACTTGAAGCCTTACTATGACTACCAGTTCAATGTGGACAGGGCTAAGTACCCGGCAGATGACAAGGACAGCGTTTCGGTGGATTTTATGCAATGGAAAGACTCCGTTACGGCGGCCGATATTACCCTGCTTTTCGAGCGGGCACAAACTAAAACCCGCAACGTAGAATCGCTGGCAACTATTGCCAAAGACCGAGTAACTTATTACGACAAAGAAGAGCGGAGTTTTCGCCTCGAGCAGCACCAACGGTTCACCATGTCGGTTGCCTGCCTGATGATGTTTCTGATAGGCGCACCTCTGGGGGCTATCATCAAGCGGGGGGGATTGGGCGTGCCTGTGCTGGTTTCCATTATTTTCTTCATTGTTTTTTACGTCATCAATATCTCCGGCGGCCACTATGCCAAAGAGGGCGTAACCTCCGTAGCCACAGGCGCTTGGATTTCCGATGCGGTGCTGCTGGTTTTCGGTCTGTGGTTCTTCCGTCAGGCGCAAAAAGACTCCCGCCTGTTTGATGCCGACGTTTATATTATCTGGCTAAGCCGCCTGAAAGCCCACCTGAAAGCCCGCCTGAGCGGTAAAAACTCACTTCAATAGCCCACCTTGCCAAAGTGCAGATTTTGGAGTTTACAAACGGCATTAAGCAGGTGGGCAGATTAATGCGTTCTTTTTTACTGCGGAGTCCGCAAAGGTTTAACCACAGTGTACACAAAGAAAAGGTTCATCATAAAAACACTCAGTGCTCTTGGCGTGATACTCAGTGGGCTTTGCGGCAAATTTGAAAGGTCGCTTTAAACTACTTAACTAACAAAAACCTCATCGGAGGCGCGTTAATCTTCCCGCTGCAAGGCCTCTAAGGCTGCCTTCAAATTGGCTACGCGCTGTTCCTGACGGTAAATAACCGGTGCCGCTGCCCGCGACTCACAGTCGGTAGCCATGCAACGTTCACAAGTTTCGCCCACCAATCGGATGGGAATAGACGGGTCGTTCCAAAAGCGGATGTTCTTTTTAAGCCCCTGATTGACCAATAGCCCCAAAGAAACACTGTGAATCACGGGAGAACCTTTAAAAGAAGGCTTCGCCATGCTGATAATCAGATACTCTTTTTCCAGCCCGTAATACTTAGAACGTTGCGCCTTGCACAATACCGCATCTTCGCCGCTCTGCTCCCTTTGCAGCCGCGTCCGCAGTTCCTGTATCACCTGAATAGACACCCAACGGCGACAATAATGCTCGTTCAGCATAGAAGCATGAGGCGCTTGCAAACCCGAAAGATGCAGTTCTTTGCTCAGGTCGTACAGTTCGGCATTGGCGCGATTGCTGAAACGCAGAAAAAACAAATCGCGAAGCCCGAAAAACCGCGGCAAAAGATTGGTTAGCCTGTGGTAAAGCAATTCGGGGGCTACGCCGTACTTATCTAACAACTGCAAAAACAGTTCAGGCTGAAAAGCCCCCGACTGAAAAATAGCTCGCAAGTCAGTCAAAATTTCCTCACGCGGTAAAAAAAGCGCACAACTGAAATAAGAGCCTTTAAAATTATTGACCGCCTGCTCAAAAGAATTAACTTCCACCCACGAGGTAGTATAAGAGCGGTCGCTGATGTTCATAAACTGAAAACCCAGTTCACGCCCCAGAATGAAACATTTTTGTGTTTCGCTCAGGTCTTTATTAAGTAACAGGCGAGGTTGCTTTCCTTTAAGCGTTACGGAACGAAGCTCCTGTAACTCAGGTTGTTGTGTCAGCCCGTCCTCTTCAATGCGATACTGATACTCTTCCGTAAGAATCCGTATCAATTCCCGTGCACCTAAGGGAACGGCATGAATACCGTATTTCTGCTTACAGGCTTCTACCTGCTGTTCTATATCTTCAAAATAGTTTTCGTGCATTTCCTGATACGAACGCAGCGCCGAAAAGTAAATATGCTCTACCTTCATGCCGTAATTACGGCTGATTTCGATAATGGTATTGATAAAAGCATTGAGTTTAACGGGAGCGACTGATAAAATATCAAACAACTGTGATTTGTCTATGCCGAAAAAGTCCAGCGGTAATTCCTCCAACAAGTTGGTTCGCAGCAACTCCGCCACAGGTATCAGGCTTTTTTGCGTTTGCAGCGATACCAACCAGTCATAACTCACGCCAAGGGTATCGGCCAGTTGGGCGATTTTTTCAACCTTGGGCAGTTTTTTACCTTTCTCGATTTCGTTGAGGTAAGAAACCGAAAGACCTGCTTTTTCGGCCAGTTCGCTTTGCGAAATATTTTTTTCCACACGCAACTGCCTGATTTTCAAACCGAAAAGTAATTTAACGGCCGATTCGCGAATAGAAGGACGAGACATGAATATTTCGGTTATTGTATCGGTTTGCAGAATTTATTTACTGCCATGATTGACTAAGTAATTGAATAGTTTAAAGGGAACTTGTCAAAATCCGCTCACAGGGTCTAACGACCGCTGTCAGGTTTGCGTATGCCTCTGTGTATCACATAGTTCCAACTCAGGGATGCAAAACTCTACCCAGCCAATTGCCTCATTCAACCCTTTAATGAAAGCAAGTTTTTCTTCTAATGTACCAAACTCATATTCCTTTACAAAAAGGCGCTTTTCTTCCTCGGTTAAGGATTGATTGCTGTATGCTTTAATGACTTGCTCCTTTCCAAATATTACGCGAACAATATGGTTCATTTCCTGAAAATATTTTGTTGATGATAATCCAGAAATTCTTTTGAAGGTAAAAATTTATCAGGAAGATTTATTTTTTGGTTTTCATATTTCATAAAAAAATCTATAATAGCCTTTTCATGTGCAAAAATCTCCAACTCCCTCGAAATCTTAACGGTAAAATCAGGTGTGATTGTAATAAATCCTCTGTCAAACGCCTTATCGTGAATAGCGTTCAGACAAAGTCCATTTCTTGGATTTAATCTATGTTTGGTATTTTTTGACCAAGGGATTATATGACTTGCCACTAAAAAATCTGGTATTGACAAACCAGTTATGCAGCATTTGAAATAATACGACGAAAGAACGGCTGAGCGAAAAAAACTTTGATTAACTCTCTGTTTTACAACTGCTTCTCTTTCAACACCTTCTCTTATATCTTCTACCTCAATTTCCGAAGTTTCCTCAATTGGTTTATGAGCAAATTTTGAAATTAACAGTTCGCTTTCGTAAGCAAGTTTTTCCCAATTTCCGTTAAACTCTTCCCATACCTCCTCCTCTATTTTGCTGCCATGACTCAATCCTACAATCCCTTGCTTTTTCAATTCAGGGTCAAGCCTGCCAAAATTTCCAACTTTCATATTTAAAGCCGATGGGCTTCGTCCGATAATATTTGCATATTTGATTATCATGGGATTT contains:
- a CDS encoding helix-turn-helix domain-containing protein, with product MSRPSIRESAVKLLFGLKIRQLRVEKNISQSELAEKAGLSVSYLNEIEKGKKLPKVEKIAQLADTLGVSYDWLVSLQTQKSLIPVAELLRTNLLEELPLDFFGIDKSQLFDILSVAPVKLNAFINTIIEISRNYGMKVEHIYFSALRSYQEMHENYFEDIEQQVEACKQKYGIHAVPLGARELIRILTEEYQYRIEEDGLTQQPELQELRSVTLKGKQPRLLLNKDLSETQKCFILGRELGFQFMNISDRSYTTSWVEVNSFEQAVNNFKGSYFSCALFLPREEILTDLRAIFQSGAFQPELFLQLLDKYGVAPELLYHRLTNLLPRFFGLRDLFFLRFSNRANAELYDLSKELHLSGLQAPHASMLNEHYCRRWVSIQVIQELRTRLQREQSGEDAVLCKAQRSKYYGLEKEYLIISMAKPSFKGSPVIHSVSLGLLVNQGLKKNIRFWNDPSIPIRLVGETCERCMATDCESRAAAPVIYRQEQRVANLKAALEALQRED
- a CDS encoding LptF/LptG family permease, which gives rise to MRTISGIMLRFTKVDKLVSKAFYGIFLLSYAVVLFILLTFVMSQYFEDFVGKDLGWEVFAQLFFYFGLVLTPQALPLAVLLASLMAFGNLGEHFEITAVKAAGIPLTRLMLPMGFYAVLITVGAFLFNNHFAPYANLKAYSLMYDVRQKKPALEFKEGGFYTDLPDYRIRIERKGRGADSMVYGVMIYDHTKQRGNTDVILADTGKIYTIMDNNYLVMELWNGNKFSEYIGQNTDRKEFVRDRFQQAKFVFSLSALGMQKTDEELFLSHKIMKNVSELGIVADSLKREVQRYQTPLYQDLKPYYDYQFNVDRAKYPADDKDSVSVDFMQWKDSVTAADITLLFERAQTKTRNVESLATIAKDRVTYYDKEERSFRLEQHQRFTMSVACLMMFLIGAPLGAIIKRGGLGVPVLVSIIFFIVFYVINISGGHYAKEGVTSVATGAWISDAVLLVFGLWFFRQAQKDSRLFDADVYIIWLSRLKAHLKARLSGKNSLQ
- a CDS encoding alpha-ketoacid dehydrogenase subunit alpha/beta translates to MHLTFDRKNYSADTLIHLYKNLVKPRMIEEKMLVLLRQGKISKWFSGIGQEAISVGAVCAMAADEYILPMHRNLGIFTGRGMDLGQLFAQFQGKKSGFTKGRDRSFHFGSNPHHIVGMISHLGPQLAIADGIALADVLQQHKKATLVFTGDGATSEGDFHEGVNVAAVWDLPVIFVVENNGYGLSTPSSEQFRCKQFIDKCIGYGIEGVKVDGNNVLEVYDAIVRILEDIRQNPRPILLEAITFRMRGHEEASGTKYVPQELFEEWGKKDPVNNYEQYLLSEGVLSNADVEAIRAEIREEIERGIAVAFPEPDPVPNTAEELADMYAPYVQQVVAPDNAGSEKRFIDAVQDGLRQGMERWDRLVLMGQDIAEYGGAFKVTEGFVGQYGRARVRNTPLCESAIVGTALGLSIKGYKSMVEMQFADFVTCGFNQIVNNLAKIHYRWGQNADVVVRMPTGAGVAAGPFHSQSNEAWFTHTPGLKVVYPSNPYDAKGLLLAALEDPNPYIYFEHKAMYRSITGLVPDGFYTVEVGKAATVQSGSDLSVITYGMGVHWALQIAKEMPDLSIEIIDLRTLLPWDKEAVAATVKKTGKVLVCHEDCLTGGIGGEIAAWIAEHCFEFLDAPVMREGSLDTAVPFSPTLEQNFLPKGRIRDKIKALAAY
- a CDS encoding HNH endonuclease — protein: MSRNNWTKEETIIAFNVYCKIPFKASSKTNPMIIKYANIIGRSPSALNMKVGNFGRLDPELKKQGIVGLSHGSKIEEEVWEEFNGNWEKLAYESELLISKFAHKPIEETSEIEVEDIREGVEREAVVKQRVNQSFFRSAVLSSYYFKCCITGLSIPDFLVASHIIPWSKNTKHRLNPRNGLCLNAIHDKAFDRGFITITPDFTVKISRELEIFAHEKAIIDFFMKYENQKINLPDKFLPSKEFLDYHQQNIFRK